In the genome of Cryptomeria japonica chromosome 8, Sugi_1.0, whole genome shotgun sequence, one region contains:
- the LOC131048146 gene encoding AT-rich interactive domain-containing protein 2: MPPCLRPSSDLVPGIQTVLSAPFSMAEWHSSTNEDLRASFPDPSVMPTPSTPQSDSWVNLPHRDEQRELFDQALVACWKELPQAQGRPKVPIISDGKTVDLYKLSNNVKKKGGYDWVSANKMWVLVAGDLGFGPECGPTLKLVYVKYLKQVDIWLQRLSNSTFNGASLNLQQEKRNGHRFLLSDPVQNTQTQHADSVYGTGLPESPIVILDSNEPSDDLQGTYNGKRKYDSFLGLLKWIKRVARNPCGSIIRQGVDFSSHSEEWVQECWIQAIRARAVLCLQNEDRLSGEVLYGQKKQKVHPSLYEESHTANHQPLDRLRATDRRLALYVSSASTSMDSQSIQYFPRSSNVGNSTSVSSLLYLERISRRRIPISPNNQAIVPSWNGPKKCAGSGDSISVEVDLNLDAFKWLGTKVWPPEGGQMMVNKDRIGKGRPGRCLCFFPGSIECVRLHIREERDKLKSELGSAFFSWRFDDMGEDASMLWTPEEERKFRALVRLNPVSLKRNFWHHLSACFPSKSMELLVCYYFNVFVLRRRTLQNRVKPEKIDSDDDESEFGSVENLNMDGLVLSGMRTGHLLPRGNYSGETSGTLICQQNMQYNDFDVFGGPFEGGRNGKDIQNEHGVQHLRYNVAERGLNQGGT, encoded by the exons ATGCCACCTTGTCTTCGCCCAAGTTCAGATTTGGTCCCTGGTATTCAAACAGTTTTGTCTGCTCCTTTCTCAATGGCCGAATGGCATTCATCTACGAATGAGGACTTAAGGGCCAGTTTTCCGGATCCTTCGGTTATGCCTACACCATCTACTCCTCAGTCAGACTCATGGGTGAATTTGCCTCATAGGGATGAGCAAAGAGAGTTGTTTGATCAAGCCCTAGTCGCATGCTGGAAGGAACTTCCACAGGCACAAGGCAGGCCTAAGGTGCCGATTATTTCAGATGGCAAGACAGTCGATCTTTATAAGCTTTCAAACAATGTTAAGAAGAAAGGTGGGTATGATTGGGTTTCTGCAAATAAAATGTGGGTATTAGTGGCAGGGGATTTAGGATTTGGTCCAGAATGTGGGCCAACTCTAAAGTTAGTTTATGTAAAGTACTTGAAGCAAGTAGACATTTGGCTGCAGAGACTAAGCAATTCAACATTCAATGGAGCAAGTTTAAATCTCCAACAAGAGAAGAGGAACGGCCATCGCTTTTTGTTGTCAGATCCAGTACAAAATACTCAAACTCAACATGCTGATTCTGTTTATGGTACTGGACTTCCAGAATCTCCTATTGTCATATTGGACAGTAATGAACCCAGTGATGACTTGCAGGGGACATATAATGGTAAGAGAAAGTATGATTCATTTTTAGGCTTATTGAAATGGATTAAGAGGGTTGCAAGAAATCCCTGTGGTTCCATTATAAGGCAAGGTGTGGATTTCTCTAGCCACAGTGAGGAGTGGGTTCAAGAATGCTGGATTCAAGCAATTAGGGCTCGTGCAGTTTTATGCCTTCAAAATGAGGATCGTCTTTCTGGGGAAGTGCTATATGGCCAG AAGAAGCAGAAGGTTCATCCATCACTTTATGAAGAGTCACATACAGCCAATCATCAACCTTTAGACAGATTGAGGGCAACTGATAGGCGTTTAGCACTATATGTTTCTTCTGCTTCAACTAGCATGGATTCCCAATCTATACAGTATTTTCCAAGGTCCTCTAATGTTGGTAATAGCACATCTGTTTCCAGTTTACTTTATTTAGAGCGTATATCAAGGAGGAGGATCCCAATCAGCCCAAACAACCAGGCTATTGTTCCTTCTTGGAATGGCCCAAAGAAATGTGCTGGAAGTGGGGATAGTATTTCTGTTGAAGTAGACTTGAATTTGGATGCATTTAAATGGCTAGGTACAAAGGTTTGGCCTCCAGAAGGTGGTCAAATGATGGTAAACAAGGACAGGATTGGGAAAGGTAGACCTGGTAGATGCCTTTGTTTTTTCCCTGGTTCCATAGAGTGTGTTAGATTGCATATCCGAGAAGAAAGAGACAAGTTGAAGTCAGAGTTAGGGTCTGCCTTCTTTTCTTGGAGATTCGATGACATGGGGGAAGACGCCTCCATGTTATGGACACCAGAAGAGGAGAGGAAATTCAGAGCATTGGTTAGACTTAATCCTGTTTCACTAAAAAGGAATTTTTGGCACCATCTATCAGCATGTTTCCCCTCCAAAAGCATGGAATTGCTGGTTTGTTATTATTTCAATGTGTTTGTTTTAAGACGGAGAACACTTCAGAATAGGGTTAAGCCGGAAAAGATAGACAGTGATGATGATGAATCTGAATTTGGTTCTGTTGAGAACTTGAATATGGATGGACTTGTTTTGTCTGGAATGAGAACTGGTCATCTGTTGCCAAGGGGAAACTATTCAGGTGAAACGTCTGGAACTTTAATTTGTCAGCAAAACATGCAGtacaatgattttgatgtcttTGGGGGACCTTTTGAAGGCGGTCGGAATGGAAAGGACATCCAAAATGAACATGGTGTACAGCACTTGCGTTACAATGTAGCAGAAAGGGGCTTAAATCAGGGTGGGACATAA